Genomic segment of Pseudomonas iranensis:
GCTCAAGACCGCGCAGATCGCCCTGGAAGACGCCGATCGTGAATTGCGCGACGCGGAAAAACGCCGCACCCAGGCCGAGCAGCAATCGCAGTTGATTCGCGGCCAGCTCGAACAGCAACGCATGGAATGGCAGGCGCTGACCGTACGGCGCAAGGCTTTGCAGGATCAATTGCTCGAAGATGGCTACGATCTCAACGGCGTGCTCGCCACATTGACCGCACAAGCCAGTGAACGCGAAGCCGAAGAAGAACTCGAACGCATCAACGCGCGGATTCAGCGCCTGGGTGCGATCAACCTCGCGGCCATCGATGAATACACGCAACAATCGGAGCGTAAACGTTATCTGGATGCGCAGGACGCCGATCTGGTCGAAGCCCTGGAGACCCTGGAAAACGTCATCCGCAAGATCGATAAGGAAACCCGCAACCGTTTCAAAGATACCTTTGATCAGATCAACGGTGGTTTGCAGGCACTTTTCCCGAAAGTTTTCGGTGGCGGGCGCGCGTATTTGGAACTGACGGGCGAAGATCTACTCGATACAGGGGTGACGATCATGGCGCAGCCGCCCGGGAAGAAGAACAGCACCATCCATTTGCTCTCCGGCGGCGAAAAAGCCCTGACTGCACTGGCCCTGGTTTTTGCCATCTTCAAGTTGAACCCGGCGCCGTTCTGCATGCTCGATGAGGTTGACGCGCCACTGGATGACGCTAACGTTGGACGCTACGCACGCCTGGTCAAAGAGATGTCGCAGACCGTGCAGTTCATTTACATCACCCACAACAAGATCGCCATGGAAATGGCCGAGCAGTTGATGGGTGTGACGATGCATGAACCGGGCTGTTCGCGACTGGTGGCGGTGGATGTCGAGGAGGCGATGGCGATGGTGGATGCCTGAGTCGGTGTGGTGTCGGAATAGTTTTGGAGGTCTGTAGGACTTTTTACTGACACCGGCTGAATGGCCAATCGACATATTCGCGCAAGCCAAATGAGACAGACGGTGTAAAGTTGTCTTTGGTCGTGCTAGTTTAATGTCAATTTTTCGTATACGTGGGCAAAACGCCTGTCAGAACATAGAGTTGGCGCCACGTTTTAAAGCGGTTTACGCAGTGTAAACCCCTTATTTTTCAGCATTTTTTATAGAGGCACGGGATTACATGGAAATCGGTCTGCGCGAGTGGCTGATCGTCATCGGCATCATTGTGATAGCCGGTATTCTTTTCGATGGCTGGCGCCGTATGCGCGGCGGCAAGGGAAAGCTGAAATTCCGTCTCGACCGGAGCCTGTCCAATCTGCCGGACGAGGACACCAGCGCCGAGCTGTTGGGCCCGGCCCGCGTCCTGGATACGCACAAAGAGCCGCAATTGGACGAGCACGATCTGCCGTCGGTGAGCATGCCCAACCGCGAAGCCCGCGAGCCGCGTGAATCCGGTTCGAAACGTGGCAAGCGCGGCAGCAACGGCCCGGCGCAGGGCGACTTGAACCTCGACCTCGATCTGGACGGCGGTCCGAGCTTCAGCAGCCGCGATGACGATTTCGCCGAAGACAGCAAGCCGGCAGCGGCCGTGGCGGAAAAAGATCAGCCGCAAGCCGAGGAAGTCCTGGTGATCAGCGTGATCTGCCGCGACCCGGCCGGCTTCAAAGGCCCGGCGCTGCTGCAGAACATTCTCGAAAGCGGCCTGCGTTTCGGCGAGATGGACATTTTCCACCGCCACGAAAGCATGGCCGGCAACGGCGAAGTACTGTTCTCCATGGCCAATGCGGTCAAGCCGGGCATCTTTGATCTGGACGACATCGACCACTTCAGCACTCCAGCGGTGAGCTTCTTCCTCGGTCTGCCAGGCCCGCGTCATCCAAAGCAGGCTTTCGACGTGATGGTCGCGGCAGCCCGCAAGCTGTCCCAGGAACTGAACGGCGAGCTGAAAGACGACCAGCGCAGCGTACTGACCGCGCAGACGATTGAGCACTACCGTCAGCGCATCGTCGAATTCGAACGCCGTGCCCTGACCCAGAAGCGCTAAGGCCAAATCAAAAGATCGCAGCCTTCGGCAGCTCCTACAGAGGATCGCGATACTGTAGGAGCTGACGAGTGCAACGAGGCTGCGATCTTCTGGCACCGCCGCCGATAATGGAATAAAACTGGAGCAGCCTCGGCTGCTCTTTTGCTTTATGAGAGAACACCCATGACCGCCGCCAAAACCCGCATTCTAGAG
This window contains:
- the zipA gene encoding cell division protein ZipA, coding for MEIGLREWLIVIGIIVIAGILFDGWRRMRGGKGKLKFRLDRSLSNLPDEDTSAELLGPARVLDTHKEPQLDEHDLPSVSMPNREAREPRESGSKRGKRGSNGPAQGDLNLDLDLDGGPSFSSRDDDFAEDSKPAAAVAEKDQPQAEEVLVISVICRDPAGFKGPALLQNILESGLRFGEMDIFHRHESMAGNGEVLFSMANAVKPGIFDLDDIDHFSTPAVSFFLGLPGPRHPKQAFDVMVAAARKLSQELNGELKDDQRSVLTAQTIEHYRQRIVEFERRALTQKR